Sequence from the Podarcis raffonei isolate rPodRaf1 chromosome 16, rPodRaf1.pri, whole genome shotgun sequence genome:
CGGGCACAGCAATGAGGAGGTGCCCGAGTGCCCAGAAGGGGCAGGTGCCCTGGGCAAAGATGCGGCTGTGGCggtgagggaggggaaggagagctgGGACCCTGGCGCCAGCAGCCCCCCAGAGGAGCAGGCAGGTGCCATGGGAGGGTACCTGGAGGAAGCGGAAGACCTGGAGGTGGTGAGCACAGAAGCCCTGCACCTGTCGGAGGATGAGGAAAGGAGGGAGCTGTGGAGCCCCTCCAAGGAGAACGAGGAGGAGGACTTGCAGGCGCTGGAGGGGGAGCTCCTGCAGGCAGAAGAGTTTGTTGCTTGTGAGAACGTGGCACCACTGAGCCACGAGGTGGCAGAGAGTTGCTCAGAGCAACCCTTTCTTCAGCTGGAGCAGCTCCAGGCACCAGGAGCCCCTCTGGAAGAGAAGGATTTGGCCCTGCGGGAGGGAGAGGTGGGAGAGGCATCCCAGGAACCTGACGCCTTTcctgcagaggaggaaggagagaatgTGGAAGGGGAGCCCAGAATGGTGGAAAGTGCAAGGGATGCTGAGGGGggcaaagagagaggggaggaggaggaagacatcCCCAGGCCCCCCAGAGAGGATGGGTTGGGGAATGAGGATGTCAGGGAGAAGCAGGGCTTCTCAGACACAGAGCCTGTCTGCTCCCAGGAGATGGAGGTTGCCTTGCGAGGCGAGGATGTCCCGGGGCAAGGAGAGATCTCCAAGGCAGAGGAGCAGGATGTGGCAGGAGATGCTTCGGAGGAGCAGCAGCAactggctgaggaggaggagggagcaggagaaggaggagcagagATCCCAGCAGCTGCTCTTGACGCTGACAGAGACATCCAGGAGGGAAGCTTGGTGGTGGGCCCAGAAGCCTCCACGGCtgaaagggaagaggaggaggaggaggcggcaggcATTCTAGAGATGGAAGAAATAGCAGCCCCCTTGGAGACAAAGGACCTGCCATGGTGCCCGGAAGCGGAACAGGACGAGGCCGATGTgcaggcagaggaagaagagcaaGCAGTGGCCAGAGTAGAAGAGGTTCTCCAAAGTCAGCTGGCCACCCACCTGGGcgaaagcctgccccccccagaAGTGCAGGGCAGCCCCACCGACGGGTTTGAGGGCAAGGACCAGGCCGACACCAGCTATGGTCAGTCGCAAAGTGAGTCTTTGGGGTCTGAGGGCTCCCTTGAATCTTGGGACAGCTCCCCAAATGCCGGCCGTGAGACCGAGGGGATTGAGAAGGGCCTGGAAAGTGGCAAAGCGattatgctggaggagactctgccGGATCACACCCCCTTGCATCTGTATGAGGGGCAGATGTTGCCTGCCTCTGGGGAGCCCCAACAAACGCCTCCAGAGAGCCAAGAGGCTGCAGAACTGCCTCTTGTGACCCAAGATGGATCTATGTCTTTAGAGGAGGTGCAACATCCTCCAGCAGAGGACGAGAGTTTGCACAGCCCCCCAACAGAGGAGAACATCAACAAACAAGAAGGtgcagaagaggaagggggaTGCGCCATAGAAGCTGCTCCCATCCAAGGCACAGACGATCCCAAAGTTTCAGAAAAACCTACGACAGATGCTCTGGAACTCATCGGAAGTGATGGAAACCTACTTGAAGAAGACTCCAAAGTGCTCAGAGGGGAGGAGGTTGCAAAGGACTCTGCACAGTTGGACGCAGAATCTGAGAAAGAGTTGGCTGGTGGGGAAGTCCCCCAGAAAGGAGGCGAGGTAGAAGAAGAAGCCCAGTTTGTAGAACAGTTCTGTGAGGAAGAACTTGGCCAGGATTTTGCTTGGGGACCAGAGGAGGACAGCACTTTCCAAGTAGAACGGCTGGATCCCAGCAACGTGGAGGAAAATGCCTTTGTAGAAGGGGACGGTCCATTGGAGCTGGGTGACCAGGGCGACAGAGAGGCTGAAGGTGGCCACAAGGTTTCTCCCCTGACCAGCGTGGCTGACTTGGGTGAAATTGTGCTGGAGGGGGAAGAAGGGTCTTTGGATATGCAGGGAGGAGACCTCACGGGACCAGAGGCTCCAGCATGTGGCAAGGATGAAGATTTGCCCTGTGCCCAGGAGACAACGGACCTTGAAATCTGCAGAAGAGAAGACCAGGTCCCACAGGAAGATGTGGCTGAGGGGGACCCACGTGGCGAGGATCTCCCAGGTGAGACAGTTGCGAGCATCTCAAGAGAGAGCATGAAAGATGCTGACATCCTGGAGATCGTGGAACAAGCTCTGGAGTTCAACCAGGAGCTGATCAAGGCAGCTGAACCGTGTGTTGAGGCCGAACCAACAGTGACAGGAGGGGAGGAAGGTCCATCCCTGGAGAATGAGGAAGAGGAGAGCCAGGCTGCACCAATTGCCTTGCCCGATGTCAGTGACTCCCAGGTCCCCACAGAGACCCCAGAAATCTCCTTCCCCGATGCCAAAGACCCAACAGAATCAGGTCCTCTGTGGGCTGACAGCAATGCTAATGGGCTGCAGGAAGACCCCGGCGTTGCCGATTTCACAGAGGAGATCCTGAATGGGATTGGGGTCCTCCGGCCTGGTGAGACAGAGTGCAATGGGGGCATCTCTGAGGAAGAACCAATGAAGAAGGTTCCCATCACCCAGCAGTTCCTCAGGGAGGAGCTGGACAAGCCCTCCGCGGTGGAGGTGACAGCAGACCAGAGATCGCCTCAAGTGCCGTCCCATGAAGAGACACCAAGGATCGAAGATGTGGAGCCGGAAGTTCATGAGAAGGTTCTGCTGGGACATGGCAAAGGCCTGGAGGCCACGGATCCCAATGAGAACCTCTTTGTCGACATCTTGCAGGCTGCCTGTGTCAAAGGGGGGAAGGGCGCTGATCCCGGGGCCGTCTCCATCCCACCACACTTTGGGGATGAAGTTCTCCGCCTGGAGTCCAACCAGCACCTGAACTTCCggacagaagaggaggaggagcagagatgGTCTTCAGAAGACAACTGAAACCCTGCCTTTGTCCCTCCCAGCAGCTGACTCCTGCCAGAGGCAAAGCAAGATCTCTAGGGGACCAGGAGATCACTctcttcccatgccccacaaCCTCCACaacctttttaaattttgtttttctagATGCCATACTaccatttttcatttaaaaaataaaaataggccgTCAAATTGACAATCAAAAGCTTTGATTAGATAgaactcttcttttttaaaaaaacctccttTGAGACTTTATGGTAGAGATTTGTTAAAAACCTCCTGTTTGTTGGAGTGAGCATTCGAGCCCAGTGCCTTATAGGGTGGCAGAATATAGGGCCAGGGTTTTAATCATGATAGGCCTCCCCTTCCCCTTAAAGTGGACCCAGTTGTTTGGGAGAGGGGGCAGTCCGAAGCCTTGTGACACCTGTGGAGCTGCTGCTACTGTGGGAGAAGCGGCTGGATCTAACACCTCAGTGTCAACTCGAGCCCTCTGGACCTTAGCGCCTTCAATCCTCCAACCGTCAGCCTCCCCTAAGTTACgttgcaaaaaacaaacccccAACGCAGCTTGGCACATCCTCTTTTCAGTGTTTTGTGGCTGGCACAGCAATTCTTAAGCTCCTCGACCCACAGATCAAGGTATCGCTGAGCTGGGTCCCACTCTCCTCGCTGTCTGAACACCTCCTGCTTCTTTGGGGCCTGATAGCTTATGGAGATTAAAAAGTGGGTTTTAAGCTGCAAAAAATGTTGGTTTCTGTGCAAGTCAGGCCAATGTCTCCCAAGTGCAAATTTGAAGGGAGTGTGTGTCTTCAGGGGCTGCTTTGAAGTTCACCCTATAAGCAAGCCAGCAAGAGGAGTGTTTGCAGAAGGACTGGGGCAGGCAGCAGATCCTGGGGTGTGGAGGGGCTGGTGGTTTGGTGTGGACCCTGTTAGTTGCAGAGAGAGATGCAGCTGCGCCCTGGCTTGAGGTGCAGGACTTAAGAATTCTGCTGCTTTGTTGCCTTCAGATATGGAGCCAGCAAGACGGACCCCCGGCTTCCTGCGACTGAGCCTCCTTGATAAGCTAATAAAAGCAATTTGTTTCCCACCACTTGCAAACTCACAGcgtcttctttttaaaactggACTTTTACAAAGAATGTGTGATTTGCAAAGCATTATATTTTgatgtagggatgcgggtggcgctgtgggtaaaagcctcagcgcctagggcttgccgatcgaaaggtcggcggttcgaatccccacggcggggtgcgctcccgttgcttggtcccagcgcctgccaacctagcagttcgaaagcacccccaggtacaagtagataaatagggactgcttactagcgggaaggtaaacggcgtttccgtgtgctgcgctggctcgccagatgcagctttgtcacgctggccacgtgacccagaagtgtctgcagacagcgctggcccccggcctcttaagtgagatgggcgcacaaccctagagtctggcaagactggcccatacgggcaggggtacctttacctttatattttgaTGTGGCTTtttctttgggtgggtgggtgtgggagggagagagacagagaacacAGGGCACATGGGCTTGTCAAAGAAAATAGGCTGGTGATCTCAAAGAGGTCTTTGAATGCAAGTCTTCATTTCCAAAGGGGGGGCTGTGGTTCTCCAGGGGTTGCAGAACGACCCTTGTCCCCACCCCTTTCCATCGACCGTGCTGGCTGCTGGGGCTGGTAGGATACGgaggccaacatctggaggggcacagaagtcatagaatcatagggacccctaaaggccatctagtccaactctctgcaatgcaggaaccacagctaaagaatctctgactaGCATCTGGTTAAATACCATTAAGGAAGGAGTCcctcaccttccaagggagtccattccgctgtcaaatggctcttgccctcagaaaattcttcctaagaaaagttcttcttttcttgccatttgaatccattggtttgagtcctaccttccagagcaggtgaaaacaagctcgctccctcttctatgtgacagcccttcagctaTCTGaaaatggctgtcatatctcctctgacATATCTTCTTCagtgtacctgaagaagtgtgcatgcacacgaaagctcataccaagaactaacttagttggtctttaaggtgctactggaaggaaaaaatttttttgttatatctcctctgagtctcctccaactccctcaaccgttcctcataaggtttggttttcaggcccttgatcatcttggcttccctcttctgcacaccgTCCAGCTTGTCTACATCCTCCTTagcttgtggtgcccagaactggacacagtacagtCCACCCTCCCTGCCACAAAGAGGTGCCTTCCTTGAACTTAGACATGAtgatcaggccaagggcctacTGAGGCcagcagttcccagagtggtcaaCCAGGTGCCCTGATGGGAAGCCCATACGCCAGAGCTCAGGAGCCCAGGTGTTGCCCGGTCCTTCTTGCATGACCCCACTTCCTGCCTAGAGGATTGTGCCTAGCCATCATGACTAACACGAGCCATTAAGTAACTTTGTTCTCCTCTGCTGTGAATTTGTCTGGCTCCCTTTGAAAGCCACCACTGCATCCGAGAGCAGCACTTCCACATGTTTAACTGCCTGTGAAAATGTcctccatcctgaatcttccagtgttCAGCTTCGCTGCAGGACTTCATGACCTTCTGTGGCACAGTGGGAAGCAtgtcagactaagacctgggagaccatgaagctcactgggtgtgacctctcagcctagcctacctgcAGGGTTGTTGCTGGCAGAAttaaatgtggggtgggggtaagAACCATGTATTCCacattgagttccttggagaaaaaggcggaatgggagagccagtgtggcatgaaggttagagtgttggaccaggactgggggagcagggttcgaattcccactcagccatgaagctcactgggtgaccttgggccagtcaccatctcttagcccaacctacctcttcacagggttgttgagggtgaaatggggagggggacctCCATGTACACCACCATGAGATTGTTGGGAGAGAAAGGTGAtatagtcaatcaatcaatccacgcCTACAGTTTAGCCCCTGCCTCTTCATCCACCCTAGAACTCCAAGTGGTGCTCATTCACACGGACCCGAATGGAAACTGGCCACCCATCCTGGCACAGATGCAGACCTGGGGTGTGTGTAcgtctggctggcttcaggggGCTTCAGCCCAGACCCCCTGGAAACAGCAAATTTCTGCAAAACTTGACTCACCACGAGGAAGCCTCCTAAAGTCTCTGAGCCAAGGAGGATCCCTAGAGGAGAAACCTCCCTCCCCTGGTGGGGATGTTCCCTGGCCAGCATCCTGCCTTTGTGGAAAGGGTGGCagacagggaggggggagatggttGCGTCTTTTTATAGCCAGGGCCAGAAAGCAGGACTGATGGAGGGCCTCAGATATGCAGGTGGCTGGTGCAACCTCCCGCTCATCTCCCTGGAGGGCAGGAATATTTTGGGAAGCAGGGAAGGGACTTAAATGCTTCCGACTTCCCTCCCCCTGCTGGGACTGAGAGCAGGCAGTGCCAGTGGGGCAGAGAAGAGGGTCCCTGCATCCCCTGGGGGCAGGCAGAAGGGTTTTCCCTGCCGGCTGCATTGTGAGGCTGACTTTGAGGTCCTGGGTCCCCAtttattcttctcttctcctttaattaatttaaaaatcatgaaaagaaaaaaacatattaCAGCTGGTGACACAATATTATACACTTCAAAAACAAACTGACATACTGATAAAGCCCTAAAGAAAGGGGCAGCTTCCGATGTTCTAGAAAGGAAAGAAATCCAGCAGGTTTATGAAATGGTGACTGGATTGGAAAAAGGTAGAGAGCCCATGGAGGTGCAGGGCAAAATGACCAGAATGATCAGGGTTGGGATGGATGTCCTCTCAGTGTCCCTTTCAGCCCTGTGAATTGTATAGCTGTATGACTGGAGTCTACATAAGAGGAGAATCGCAGATCATTTTATTTAATTAAGTAAACAGCGTGATCCATTGCCCTTTTGTTGGGAAGAGGGTTCTCTACAAACTAACAAGATGGGCAGGACAAGTGACTTGTTGCCACAGGACACAGTGGTTAAGGATCCTTCTGAAAGGGGACGAGTCTCTCTGCCCATGGCCCACTCCCCTGGCCGGAGGTGATGCCATCGTGGTGTCTGTGGGTCAGAGGGGAGGGGCGGGTTGGCGGCTGAAGTTGCAAAGACACAGTGACCCAATTTGCTCAGCTctggctccccaccaccaccacgaaATCCAAGGGGGGAGCAGGATGTTTcccacccaagggccacattccttcatgTGCAACCTGCTGGGTGGGTGTGACCAGAGGCTAAAGTGGGCGGAGCCATGGATGTGCCACAGGTTTCTCTGCTCCCCACTTCTCCATCATCTATCCAGGCCAGCAAGAGGCCTTGTCGAGCATTCAAGGAGGGCACAAAGgaagaccgtgtgtgtgtgtgtgtgtgtgtgtgtgtgtgtgtgtgtgtgtgtcactcagCCCTCAGGGATAAATCGTACCAGCCTTAACTGTTAATGTGATCAATCATTCATCTTATTATTTACTCTATTCCTCAGCCGTCCTTCACCAGTTGAGACCCCAGGGGGGTTTACCACATATTCAGTACATTCAATATAACATATAAAAAGCATATATCATGACAGTACAAACTCTTTAATTTTTATTCCCTTTCGAAACATAACTTTTAGGATAGCAGCCATTCTGTTGGCCAAAaggcgagagaaagagagagtttgCCATCCTTTTGAAAGGACTGCTGCATCTATTCCAGCCTCctgatctctcagtggccaatgTCCCTGAGAACCTACATAAGCGGAACCTgcggatgaggccaatggcccatttagtccagactCCTCTGAACAGtagcctgtgggaaactcacaagcaggatctgagcatgaGAACTTTTGTCACCTCCTTTAATTCTTTCCACCCCAGCTGGTTGCTAGCAAGGATGCTGCATCTGAGAACCGCTAGCCGAGTTCACctatttttcctcctccctccccaatcccttttccttttgtgctgtggtctttttatattgtatttggaACTGCCTTGAggggagtcttcttctttggctggcCAAAAGAAATTggcttcaaaataaataaattaaaccgttttaaataaataaatgacgagGCTGTTTTGAGGTATGGCATGCAGTGCCCACCCCTGGCACTGCCATGGCATGCCATTCCAAAAAGCGCATTACATGGCATGCCTCAATTGGGCCTTTTGTGATGGCGCCGCTGAGTCACGGGAGGCAGAGAAAGGGCTGCCTTTGTGCTCCCTGGAGGGGAAAGGGTCTGAGTCACCCAAAGCCTGGCTTGGAGGTGGCTGGGTGGGCTGGAGAATAAAAACAGGCGTGTGCGTGTGTGAcgaggatttctctctctctctctctggcttttcTGTTTAGATGACCAAGACAGAGAAACACAGACTAGTGGTCAAGTTATGGACAGCATGAATATGTGCAGTTTGGAGACGGAGGATAGAGAAAAGATGGGTTTGACTCAGTGTGGTCTCGCTTTAAAGCATTAGTTAGCAAGAGTGCTCTGAGGTCCCTTGCATTCTCAGTCACAGCAGCCACTATGGAGAAATTATCTTTTAACACTTTAGTTCAAAGTATTCACTgtggggggatgcgggtggcgctgtgggttaaaccacagagcctaggacttgccgatcagaaggtcgggggttagaatctgtgacagggtgagctcccattgctcggtccctgctcctgccaacctagcagttcaaaagcacatcaaagtgcaagtagataaataggtaccgctccggcgaaaaggtaaatggcgtttccatgtgctgctctggttcgccagaagcggcttagtcctgctggccacatgacctggaagctgtacgctggctcccttggccaataaagtgagatgagtgccgcaaccccagagtcggccacgactgaacctaacagtcaggggtccctttacctttttattcactGTGGGTGTGAGCTTAATCCATAATGTAAGAGATTTTCCATCTGTTTTGATGCCACGTGCACTGCTGCATACAAGACTTAAGCATCTGTGCGTGTGTTTGTGCTGGTAAGCAACAATTTCAGCACAATCAcaatggaaaacattttttttaaaaaaaattccaataaaatttgaaataaacaaacagaaagagGATAAGAGAGAAGTTTCTCTTCCTTGTCTCCTAATGTTCAAACTTGTggaccaatgaagctgaacatcgGAAGAATCAGGATACAAAAaaggaagcccttcttcatgaagtacgtggttaaactatggaagttCCTCCTTCAAGAGGCTGCGATGGCCAATTCATAGCAAAGAggcctattgatggctactagccaagatggctatgctctgcctccatgcttGGACGCagctgttgctggcatccatcagtcttgagagacaatggagtgagcctctgggggtgaagtcaaacctctgtattagcagcaccaaagggaCCTCCCAAgaacacaagcctgggcagtgggtCTGGAGGCTGCCCAGACCCcgcctctcggcctcactgatgtggcccaaaggaaagcagagaaagatgtttggccccagcttggctgccagaaggaggcgtacaaagcGCCATCctaccgccttagggactccactctggatcggtgtagggtttactcctgaaccttttcttctcccaaagatattctGCAAGGCAGAGGTTTAGGAgcagagtcttccttctcctagaggGGCTCCCTTTCCAGGTGGACGAGCCCgtctgtccctcacttccctctacagcacatgcagaagccaccttcttgaccattggacacCCTCTTGGTCTCGTCcacgccagagcctgtcttcaaatACAGGGGAAGTCCTTAAC
This genomic interval carries:
- the NES gene encoding nestin, which codes for MNSGAVAPGRLFAAQDRPPSSGTPPASRSRLDLAAVQPGSPAAMEAFVGSRALGEESLQMWDLNKRLEAYLSRVKHLEEENEGLRAEVQGLRLSPVEGSWRARYEGEVAALRATLEQAFRDKASAELARDALRDEVQQATGRCQRERAARDEAKRMLSRSRKELEEERRAQLWLREKAAQLEQEVRALDEAHRDEKAALGQEAAGVGSLQSGRRGAPTAEGCFQPAEVEDYAQRLSSIWKGAAETYKAEVWQLEAALGEAKEKLWRATEGNRQGQLRLQQLEKELAGLKIRREVLEESLAQQWQQQHGEAGQLQLAIESLEEEKQSLRVQIAQVLEERQQLMHLKMSLSLEVATYRTLLEAESTRLQIPAADFKLISGTRDGKLELSNGLSLDRGHLGPRDPWLSPATFPKASAKPRLPRGQNESSAGSFTSSAPPKSRSPLARDFQKASTILPDPSTISFEDPLPAKDVLAPVDLPTFEQTEVWTATQITAVSQSLLHESLPPFDAAAPDALEESSLGTEQRLQAAGAMRGGRETEAGEKEGLCEEEEEEEEEEEEEEQEEECLSNEPAGETTTQNGPYPDRLVTEALEIALKVVNGAGVRPETGFLEGSNSPNGLPLDGSPPFEDEGRADPPPSTELVKEAAEKVLKEPTGDTLSGADLMWGIRGSEEPTEANGSPGEACAEQHEGETRGALATDPPTPQERELLEVEGEARETADGVPVTGRIEADQEVVPPGEEGEELPPSCSTEQGGHSNEEVPECPEGAGALGKDAAVAVREGKESWDPGASSPPEEQAGAMGGYLEEAEDLEVVSTEALHLSEDEERRELWSPSKENEEEDLQALEGELLQAEEFVACENVAPLSHEVAESCSEQPFLQLEQLQAPGAPLEEKDLALREGEVGEASQEPDAFPAEEEGENVEGEPRMVESARDAEGGKERGEEEEDIPRPPREDGLGNEDVREKQGFSDTEPVCSQEMEVALRGEDVPGQGEISKAEEQDVAGDASEEQQQLAEEEEGAGEGGAEIPAAALDADRDIQEGSLVVGPEASTAEREEEEEEAAGILEMEEIAAPLETKDLPWCPEAEQDEADVQAEEEEQAVARVEEVLQSQLATHLGESLPPPEVQGSPTDGFEGKDQADTSYGQSQSESLGSEGSLESWDSSPNAGRETEGIEKGLESGKAIMLEETLPDHTPLHLYEGQMLPASGEPQQTPPESQEAAELPLVTQDGSMSLEEVQHPPAEDESLHSPPTEENINKQEGAEEEGGCAIEAAPIQGTDDPKVSEKPTTDALELIGSDGNLLEEDSKVLRGEEVAKDSAQLDAESEKELAGGEVPQKGGEVEEEAQFVEQFCEEELGQDFAWGPEEDSTFQVERLDPSNVEENAFVEGDGPLELGDQGDREAEGGHKVSPLTSVADLGEIVLEGEEGSLDMQGGDLTGPEAPACGKDEDLPCAQETTDLEICRREDQVPQEDVAEGDPRGEDLPGETVASISRESMKDADILEIVEQALEFNQELIKAAEPCVEAEPTVTGGEEGPSLENEEEESQAAPIALPDVSDSQVPTETPEISFPDAKDPTESGPLWADSNANGLQEDPGVADFTEEILNGIGVLRPGETECNGGISEEEPMKKVPITQQFLREELDKPSAVEVTADQRSPQVPSHEETPRIEDVEPEVHEKVLLGHGKGLEATDPNENLFVDILQAACVKGGKGADPGAVSIPPHFGDEVLRLESNQHLNFRTEEEEEQRWSSEDN